A genomic region of Trifolium pratense cultivar HEN17-A07 linkage group LG3, ARS_RC_1.1, whole genome shotgun sequence contains the following coding sequences:
- the LOC123919037 gene encoding E3 ubiquitin-protein ligase RMA1H1-like gives MAFEHEDFISQDWKATKNSVTEPEKNCDSCFDCNICLDFAHEPVVTLCGHLYCWSCIYKWLFVQSASLAPDEPPQCPVCKDGISHTKMVPLYGRGQSTLSLRDRDRNGKTTVQDISTPPRPSASGIQSLFAMATLPQNQSGQQLPYRNPYQNPHINSPPYQENDHETSQMLNLGSFMTPVFPYYVFGNSENSGSSRWRRQEMLANKSLNRISFFLFLCFVLCLILF, from the coding sequence ATGGCCTTTGAGCATGAAGACTTCATTTCACAAGATTGGAAAGCCACTAAAAATTCTGTCACAGAACCAGAGAAGAATTGTGACAGTTGTTTTGATTGCAACATCTGTTTAGATTTTGCACATGAACCAGTTGTAACACTATGTGGTCACCTTTACTGCTGGTCCTGCATCTACAAATGGCTCTTTGTGCAAAGTGCATCACTTGCACCTGATGAGCCCCCACAATGTCCAGTTTGCAAGGATGGTATATCTCACACCAAAATGGTCCCTCTTTATGGTAGGGGCCAGAGTACCTTATCTCTCCGTGATCGCGACAGGAACGGTAAAACTACCGTTCAAGATATTTCTACACCACCGAGACCATCTGCATCAGGGATTCAATCTCTATTCGCAATGGCAACATTGCCGCAAAATCAAAGTGGTCAACAACTTCCATATCGTAATCCTTATCAGAATCCGCATATTAACTCTCCTCCATACCAAGAGAATGATCATGAAACTTCTCAAATGCTCAATCTTGGTAGCTTTATGACACCAGTATTCCCTTACTATGTCTTTGGTAACTCGGAAAATTCAGGTAGCTCTAGGTGGAGAAGGCAAGAAATGCTGGCAAACAAATCATTGAACAGAATAtcattttttctgtttttatgcTTTGTCCTTTGTTTAATCCTCTTCTGA